In Anopheles bellator chromosome 2, idAnoBellAS_SP24_06.2, whole genome shotgun sequence, the genomic stretch TTGCACCATGTTTTGCCGCTTTTCTAAGGATTTTGCAGTGGCTTGCAGTTCCCTGCTTTTATTGCGAAACTACCGTCCATTTTATTGTATTTACCGTGAGGAAGGAACGAAGTATTTTGAGTTTTGCGGTTCGGGGCGCAGTGAAGGGATTATGAAttctgtggccaccaccgggccaaAGTCATGCCATGCCATTGTTAGCGGTATCGCATCCGACCAACCGTTACTTCCCGCTGGCCCCGCCGACATCTTTACGATACGCTTATACTGTAGGAAACTATGCTACTTTCCCGCCAGGAGCGAGGACACCCAGCGGTCGTGTCCGTCGGGCTCTCTAGCGGATGCGCCATTatgttttgaatgtttaacGTTTGTTGCATGCAGCAATCATAGCGACAGTAGCGATAAAAAAGGTGCAACTAGTAGCAACTCTTGTAgctctcgaactcgaacgcaTGGCGCTACAGCGAAGGCGCCTACGAAGCGCAACGAAATAAGTATTATTCTCTAGTGTGAACTGATCGAATATTTGCAGACCAATAGTGGTAGCGGCGGCGCGCGTTGTTAGCAATGTTAGGAGgcgttatttatttacccAAACTACATGTCCCCGTGCCTGAGATGTCCGTCGATTCCGGTTGTAGATCCCGGTGATCGGTTCTCGGCCATCGCCCGGCCATCCCGTAGCCAGATAGATCAGCACCGCGTTAAATCGTTGGCACCCCACCCCGTAATCGTggattaaaatgtaaacatatAGCATATATAAATATCGTTAGTAGAAAAGTAGATAGGTTCGAAGTACCAGATAGCGATGGGTGGATACGATGGGACCTCGTGGTCCCCGTCATCGCGTCCAACGAATGAACTAAAGGCCATCGTAATAATCGTGTAGTGAATCGGTTTTGTATGTTAGGtaaatcaacaaaaacaagaagGAGATAAACGAATCATTACGGAAGAAGCGTAAAAGACCGcgtaaaaatgaaaagtcCTTCCTCCTTTCGATTCCAAACACCAGTTCTAACCAATTTAACAACATACAAATTTAATGGCATTTCCTTTAACTCTTTCCCAATTGGACGTACGAATGTTTGCCTAAATCATATGTCAAGCTCTATGTTTAACTCTTTCGGTGCGGCGTTTCAAAATttataatcaaaatttaataatgGGTAGTtgtatgaaacaaaaaaaaatgcggatGAAACAGTCAAAAGCGAGCAACGTGCTTCTTTCCAGTTAACACCAAATTGGGGAGGACGTTTCTCACACCAGGCTGTAATAATACTGCAAACGTTAAGCAAAATGTATCGACTGTTACAATAATAGGAAGCTGTCCTGTTTAATCGCTGttaaaaatcaaaccccaACGGCAGCAGAGCGCTAGGTACTAATCCGTTAGACTAACTCGGCGCAAACGGAGGACACAAGGACAATACAACAAACAGCgggaaaagtgtgaaaatgttAGGGAATTTTGAAAAGTTAACGTTCGCTAGAAAACGACGATGGTTGTAAGATTGTATTGTTGCGggttgttatttgtttttctctgcCTTGCCTGCCCTTTCTCAATTTTTCCCCTTCCAGTCCAGATTTCCAGTCGACTTTCGTATCAATCCGTTACATTCATATTTTCGTCCCTTTCTACGTACAGCTGTTGCTCGAATAGAAAAGAATAGTTTGTCAGCAGGCGATAACAAAAGTGACATACATTTTGTACTATAAGCgcaaactgtttttttttttcaccgggAGACACGAAAGAAACCGTAATGTTTTGCTGCGGCCAACAGGAGGTTTGATTCTTTTCTGGAGTTTCGAATTAAGGTTTTGCCAACGGTactttcaaatgttttgacgTTTCCGTACCTGTCAGCAAGCACTGTGTCTGTGGCAGTGTTGCCAACAGACAAAACATACATTGACAAGTGAGAAAAAGCTCATAGTGAGAAAAGAGTCATAGACTCATAGTGAGAAAAGACTCATAGTGAgtgttttgtagttttgtAAAATCAAAACGTATTTTCGCAGCAAAAACAAGCAGGCTACTTATTCTGGTGAAAAATTTTCAACGAAACAACGCGTGATTGAATTCAGCAATGGCATCCGATTTGACGGGGAACCGATCCTAGCAACCGGCGGCTACGATTTCCGTTTTCTAGTTCCTCCGTGCGTACGATGCAAAACACCGATTCGCAAGTGAACACGCCAGAGATATCCCCAAAGTCCCGAAATCTTCTGGCTGCCGGTGGTTACCAGCACATCCGGCTCTACGATATGCACTCGAACCACCCGATCGTGAACTTTGAGGGCGCGCCCAAGGCCAACCGTTTGTTTACGAACAACAGAACTGTCTAAACATAGTGGGTCCCTTTTTACGCCGAAACCCAAGCCCGCGTTCTGCCGTTTTCCATCGTCAGTGACAACGTTCCCAACGGCTTCAAGATAGATTCGTCCAGCATGGTGTCGACCCGCCACCACACGAAATACAAATTTTCCGATGGCGAAAAGGTGCTTTGCTACGAACCGGACACTACCAAAGCGAAAGTGCTGTACGATTCGAAGGTAAATGGTACCGATATTGGCTCTAAAGCTACCCTTCTAGTGTGTTGTTCCCATTTTTGCTGAAGGTACTGGAAGTGTCCGAGGGCAAAGATAAGCGGGGGCGACGTATCATCGAGTACCTGATACACTTTCAAGGCTGGAACTCGTCCTGGGACCGGAAGGTGAGTGAGGATTTCATCCTAAAGGACACGGAGGAGAACCGTCAGCTGCAGAAAGATTTGGCCGAAAAATCGCAACTCTATCAGTGAGTGTTGATTAGCCTGCGCATCTAGTAGACGCCACAAAGTTTCGAACCCGTTCGCATAATCGCTTCGCTTGGTGATCCGCAGGGGCGCCTACTTGTATcggaaggaacggaaaaaacagCGAGCGAAAAGTTTGACAGATCGCATCGAGAGTCTGACGAATGCGAAGGTACAGCCGCATCCCGGATCTTCGGAGGAGGGCAGCTCGTGTAGTACCGGTTTCGGTCGGGACGATACCGACTACAATATTGACGGTAATATTACGCCCTTTTTGGTGCAGCAAGTACAAGTAATCGTACACAATTCCTATTCCGTAGATATGGAAGAATACTACAGCAGCTCGGTGGAGAGCGCCCACGAGGAGGACAAAGTGTACCTACAGGTTGGCAGTAAACTGCGGAATCACCTTGAGTTCGACCATCGCATGGTACACACCGAGAGTGCGCTGGCGGAGCTACCGGCCAAGCTGCCGGTAGTGACGATTCTGGAAGCGTTCGTGCGCTACTACACCCTCCGACAGTTGTTCGAGGGTGGCCACTCGGGGCAGCTGAAAACCCGCCGGCGTAACAGTTCCGCGTTGCGCAGCGAACAAAAAGCGCGGGACTACGAACAAATTCGTACGAACGTGGAACTCTGCAAGGAGGTGGCGGACGGTCTGCGGCTGTACTTCGATTTCACGCTCGTCGACTACCTGTTGTACCCGCAGGAGAAGGGACAAGCGCAGCTGGTACTGGCCGAGGAGAATCTGTCGAACTTCACGTACATCGCGTCCCAAAACCTGTCCCTCGACATGCTGGAGTCACCCACGGCCGACATGCAGCCACCGAGCGAACACCCCGATCCATCGAATGCGGCCAGTTTGGCCGAAgaacgccgccaccgtcggttgcGTTCGCACAAAAACGAGGAGAACGAGTTTGTGCTCGACTTTGCGGCACTCCAGCAAGGCACGGTATCCGGTCGGCAACCGACGGCGGCACGCGGCAATCTATCACCGTTCGGCACGAGCCTCAACATCCTGCGCTCGATTTTACCGCAGAACGTGACGATAtcgcgcgaagcgaaggaaattcTGGACGacgtgttccggtggcgcaTCCTACCGTCGAATGCACCGGCTGAACCATCCATGATTTACGGTGCAATCCATTTGGCACGGCTGATCGTGAAACTTCCGGAGTTTCTCTCCGCGACCGCCATGATGGACGAGAAGCTGAAACTGTTGCTCAAGTTTTTGGACACCTTCGCTGAGTTCATTGAAGCGCACGACGAATGGTTCGGAAGGCAGTTTTACGGTAGCGCTAAAGAAAGCGACGCAGCGCCGGCTTAGAGCACCAAAGGGGGCCAATCGCGATCAGCGATTGTCTTAGGATTAAGGAAACgttatttttaataataaaattactGATATATAAAACGAATACTAATAGCCCACATATGACGCATTGAATagccgtgtgtgtgtttagaGTATTTCTCCTTGACAAACGTCAGTGTCAGCGTCAAACTTCAACATCGGCCGTTACGACGACACCAGTTGCGGCTTCTGCGCTCCTGGTAGAAATCGAGGCAAAATTTTGTCGGACGATTTCGACGCATCGcgtcgatttttttcgattacATTTCGACGGCGCCCGAGGAAGGAGGAAGgacttttaatttttacgcTTCTTCCACGGATCGTAATGATTCGTTGAATGAATTTCTTTCGGAGCTCGTTTTTGACgacggaacaaaaaaggacagaCGGGGACCGTTTCGGTTAAAGTAAACATCGCGCACTGGTTATTTATTGCAGGTTATAGAATTTAGCATGTTTTAGAGAAATTGCATTCGTTAGTGATTTAATTTACAAGAACCGTGAcgttttgttaaaaaaattaaagggGAGCGTACCGCGCCGCAGCTTACCACACACTATCTCCGTAAGTGTCTGGAAATCTGCCTCGAAACTAACTAATCCATCACCTGGTTCCCCGATACCGTAAGCTAACATTATTACTCCCTACGTGGCCGCCTACCGGTGCAGTTCAAAGCCGGGGTCCGACACAATAAATACAAGGATAATTTATCCTGCGGCAAACTCTACTACTCGAGGGTCCGTAACTATTTACACTAACACTACCGCCGCGGCGGCTCGCCCCTACTAGGGCACGGTCACCGGAAGGAACCGACTCGGATCGCCCGCCTGCGGATTGTACCGAATGATGACCTTGTTTGGGTCTTCGCCCACCTCCAGGAACGAGTTCCAGTCGTAAAGGAAGTAGAATCCGTTGCggcgcggtggcggcaacggtTCCTCGTTCACCGGGTCACCGGCCAGATCGGCTGACGGAAACGAGTCCTTTAGCGCAGCATTGCGACCACTCtccgtcgtggtggtggtgctgctgctgctggcgctagTTGTCGTCGAAGTAGCCGCAGTTGTTCCGGCTTCCCTTTCCGACGAGGATGCAACGGtagcttccgttccggtgccgtTGCTGGTGGAGGCGTCTAGCTCCAGACTGAACCTTACCGGCGCGTCATCCgaggccaccgtcgtcgtctcggTAGCTTGATCGGGGATCGGTTGCTGCCGTTTCTTGATCTCGTTCAATCGCTCCTCGTTCGCGTCGA encodes the following:
- the LOC131209762 gene encoding protein male-specific lethal-3 is translated as MVSTRHHTKYKFSDGEKVLCYEPDTTKAKVLYDSKVLEVSEGKDKRGRRIIEYLIHFQGWNSSWDRKVSEDFILKDTEENRQLQKDLAEKSQLYQGAYLYRKERKKQRAKSLTDRIESLTNAKVQPHPGSSEEGSSCSTGFGRDDTDYNIDDMEEYYSSSVESAHEEDKVYLQVGSKLRNHLEFDHRMVHTESALAELPAKLPVVTILEAFVRYYTLRQLFEGGHSGQLKTRRRNSSALRSEQKARDYEQIRTNVELCKEVADGLRLYFDFTLVDYLLYPQEKGQAQLVLAEENLSNFTYIASQNLSLDMLESPTADMQPPSEHPDPSNAASLAEERRHRRLRSHKNEENEFVLDFAALQQGTVSGRQPTAARGNLSPFGTSLNILRSILPQNVTISREAKEILDDVFRWRILPSNAPAEPSMIYGAIHLARLIVKLPEFLSATAMMDEKLKLLLKFLDTFAEFIEAHDEWFGRQFYGSAKESDAAPA